One segment of Candidatus Eisenbacteria bacterium DNA contains the following:
- a CDS encoding fibronectin type III domain-containing protein, translating to MKKRLIERPGFARALCALAGAWLLLVNLSCGHEENPAWMRDSTAPARIEDFAVASVTCSSATLRWTAPGDNGIEGRASQYDIRYSSEFVPRASNWVDAFQAVGEPDPANPGEADSLVVRKLSPATKYYFAIRTADERPNWSPISDPDSAVTDSLGKK from the coding sequence ATGAAGAAGCGATTGATCGAACGGCCGGGCTTCGCGCGCGCGCTTTGTGCGCTCGCGGGCGCTTGGCTCCTGCTCGTGAATCTCTCCTGCGGGCACGAGGAGAACCCCGCTTGGATGCGCGACTCGACCGCGCCCGCGCGGATCGAGGACTTCGCGGTCGCGTCGGTCACCTGCTCGAGCGCGACGCTCCGTTGGACGGCGCCGGGAGACAACGGGATCGAGGGGCGTGCGAGTCAATACGACATCCGCTACTCGTCGGAGTTCGTTCCGCGCGCGTCGAACTGGGTGGACGCGTTTCAGGCGGTCGGCGAGCCGGACCCTGCGAATCCGGGCGAAGCGGATAGCCTCGTCGTGCGGAAGCTCTCCCCCGCGACGAAATACTACTTCGCGATCCGCACCGCCGACGAGAGGCCCAACTGGTCCCCCATCTCCGATCCGGACTCCGCGGTCACGGATTCGCTCGGAAAGAAGTAG
- a CDS encoding NTP transferase domain-containing protein has product MRDTAVMLLAGGGGTRLSILAHLRAKPAVPFGGMYRIIDFTLSNVMNSGIGSVGVLTQYKPLSLMGHLGTGEPWDMVGRTRGVKILPPRTGEQDADWYKGTADAIRQNIDHMRRGDPDQVLILSGDHIYSMDYGPMLRFHRERGAHLTIAMREVPWEETRHFGVARTDASGRIVEWQEKPEKASSNLASMGIYAFDAVYLLDALRTMKGNDFGHDLIPSAVGNDRVYAYPFEGYWKDVGTLQAYWEANRDLLDSASGVDLHKWRVRTNLEEIGRLGDRPPARIAPAGKAVESLLSPGCVIEGEVVRSVLSPGVFVARGARVVDSVLMHDTRVGKDANVTRAIADKKVTIGEGASIGGGDDGAPANREFPEHLFTGLTVIGKHAVVPDRAIVGTNAIVFPHADEGLFPSRSIEAGSTIRNRGE; this is encoded by the coding sequence ATGAGGGATACGGCCGTCATGCTCCTCGCGGGCGGAGGCGGAACGCGTCTCAGCATCCTCGCGCATCTCCGCGCGAAGCCGGCGGTCCCCTTCGGCGGGATGTACCGCATCATCGATTTCACCCTCTCCAACGTGATGAACTCCGGAATCGGGAGCGTCGGCGTGCTCACCCAGTACAAACCGCTCTCGCTGATGGGGCATCTCGGCACGGGCGAGCCGTGGGACATGGTCGGACGGACGCGCGGGGTCAAGATCCTCCCGCCGCGCACGGGCGAGCAGGATGCGGATTGGTACAAGGGGACGGCCGACGCGATCCGCCAGAACATCGACCACATGCGGCGCGGCGATCCGGACCAGGTGCTTATCCTCTCCGGCGACCACATCTACTCCATGGATTACGGACCGATGCTCCGCTTCCATCGCGAACGCGGGGCGCACCTCACGATCGCCATGCGCGAGGTCCCTTGGGAGGAGACGCGCCACTTCGGCGTCGCCCGCACGGACGCGAGCGGCCGCATCGTCGAGTGGCAGGAGAAACCGGAGAAGGCGTCGAGCAACCTCGCGTCGATGGGAATCTACGCCTTCGACGCGGTGTATCTTCTCGACGCGCTAAGAACGATGAAGGGGAACGACTTCGGCCACGATCTCATCCCGTCGGCGGTCGGAAACGACCGGGTCTATGCGTATCCGTTCGAGGGATACTGGAAAGACGTGGGGACGCTTCAGGCGTATTGGGAAGCCAATCGGGATCTGCTCGACTCTGCGTCGGGCGTCGACCTCCACAAGTGGCGCGTGCGGACGAACCTCGAGGAGATCGGGCGGCTCGGCGATCGTCCTCCCGCGCGGATCGCTCCCGCGGGGAAAGCCGTCGAGTCGCTCCTCTCGCCCGGATGCGTGATCGAGGGGGAGGTCGTCCGCTCGGTCCTTTCGCCGGGCGTGTTCGTCGCGCGCGGGGCGCGGGTCGTCGACTCGGTCTTGATGCACGACACGCGCGTCGGAAAGGACGCGAACGTCACGCGCGCGATCGCCGACAAGAAGGTGACGATCGGCGAGGGAGCCTCGATCGGCGGAGGAGACGACGGCGCGCCCGCGAACCGCGAGTTCCCCGAGCATCTCTTCACGGGGCTCACGGTGATCGGGAAGCACGCGGTCGTTCCGGACCGCGCGATCGTCGGAACGAACGCGATCGTGTTTCCGCACGCGGACGAGGGCCTCTTTCCATCCCGATCGATCGAGGCGGGGAGCACGATCAGGAATCGAGGAGAATGA
- a CDS encoding glucose-1-phosphate adenylyltransferase codes for MCRVLAMILAGGRVDELSVLTLERPKSALPFGGMYRVIDFALSNLMHSEIERVGILSQYRSSSLIHHVGIGASWDLVGRDRGATLLSPQKGHADTDWYRGTADAVYQNLEFMDQHQPDLVLILSGDHVYHMNYRGLIRYHQEKKADMTAAFIEVPRDQAHRFGIGTIDEEDGATGGRLLEYAEKTEAPSGNWASMTVYLFRPDLLARLVAENARRGSSWEFGRDIIPAMLGRHRVYGFRHRGYWAYGRTIEEYWRAHMDLVGENPRVDLDEWQVRTNLDDRHLRDRPPSLFLPGARVSDSRVSAGCVVGGEVVRSILSPGCRIAEGASVRDSILFPEVKVGPGARLDRVIVDEKAVIEGNVRIGAGDDLTPNRSFPDLLSSGITLVGKKAHVPQGIRIGRNCVVGPRFSPEHFHRPSYASGELIT; via the coding sequence ATGTGCCGTGTGCTCGCGATGATCCTGGCCGGCGGGCGGGTGGACGAGCTTTCCGTCCTCACGCTCGAGCGGCCGAAGTCCGCCCTCCCCTTCGGCGGGATGTACCGCGTGATCGACTTCGCGCTCAGCAACCTCATGCACTCCGAGATCGAACGGGTCGGCATCCTTTCGCAATATCGATCGTCGTCGCTCATCCACCACGTCGGGATCGGCGCCTCCTGGGATCTCGTCGGGCGCGACAGGGGCGCCACGCTTCTCTCTCCGCAAAAGGGGCACGCCGACACCGACTGGTATCGAGGGACCGCCGACGCCGTCTACCAGAACCTCGAGTTCATGGACCAGCACCAGCCGGATCTCGTCCTTATTCTCTCCGGCGATCATGTTTATCATATGAATTATCGTGGTCTCATCCGTTATCACCAGGAGAAGAAAGCGGACATGACGGCCGCCTTCATCGAGGTTCCGAGGGATCAGGCGCACCGATTCGGAATCGGGACGATCGACGAGGAGGACGGCGCGACGGGCGGGCGGCTTCTCGAATACGCCGAGAAGACGGAGGCGCCCTCCGGCAACTGGGCCTCGATGACCGTCTATCTCTTTCGCCCTGATCTTCTCGCGCGCCTCGTCGCGGAGAACGCGCGCCGGGGAAGCTCCTGGGAGTTCGGGCGCGACATCATTCCGGCGATGCTCGGCCGGCACCGCGTGTACGGCTTCCGCCATCGCGGCTACTGGGCGTACGGGCGCACGATCGAGGAGTATTGGCGCGCCCACATGGACCTCGTTGGGGAGAACCCGCGCGTCGATCTCGACGAGTGGCAGGTGCGGACGAACCTCGACGACCGGCATCTCCGCGACCGCCCTCCCTCGCTCTTTCTTCCCGGCGCGCGCGTGTCGGACTCGCGCGTGAGCGCCGGATGCGTGGTCGGCGGCGAGGTCGTCCGGAGCATCCTCTCCCCCGGCTGCCGGATCGCCGAGGGAGCGTCCGTGCGCGATTCGATCCTCTTTCCGGAAGTGAAGGTGGGCCCCGGCGCGCGCCTCGACCGCGTGATCGTCGACGAGAAGGCGGTGATCGAGGGGAACGTCCGCATCGGCGCGGGCGACGACCTGACGCCGAACCGATCGTTCCCGGATCTTCTTTCATCGGGGATCACGCTCGTCGGGAAGAAGGCGCACGTCCCCCAGGGGATTCGGATCGGACGGAACTGCGTCGTCGGGCCGCGCTTCAGCCCCGAGCACTTCCACCGCCCGTCGTACGCGTCGGGAGAGCTGATCACATGA
- a CDS encoding 4Fe-4S dicluster domain-containing protein → MRDWVLERASLPSFIDFLSKRWKVVAPQRRNEIHEFRELEDPADLCLDYPTTMLPPSRVFLPDGEVLYRFQPNSPGSAAAAAEERPIALFGVHTCDLEGISVMDEIYLAAPIDRAYARRREGAFIVGIECAGPCVEENLCADKGTNHTERVYDLLLHPVDEKRFVVWGRTNRGNDVAEESGLFRPATHQDHAALDDFRAAQARMFRPKFGLRPDELSARVRASWDDLLWVAQSRLCISCGACNVVCPTCHCFTTRDHLPIREDGLGERCRYWTGCQLESFAKVASGENFREKKSQRLRHRIFKKEVYGMDRFGRSGCVGCGRCGHFCPADIRLVEIFGQLSGKEVTYA, encoded by the coding sequence ATGCGGGATTGGGTCCTCGAGAGGGCGAGCCTTCCCTCCTTCATCGACTTCCTGTCGAAGAGATGGAAGGTGGTCGCGCCTCAGCGCCGGAACGAGATCCACGAGTTTCGCGAGCTCGAGGATCCGGCCGATCTTTGTCTCGACTATCCCACGACCATGCTCCCGCCGTCGCGCGTCTTTCTTCCGGACGGGGAGGTTCTCTATCGCTTTCAGCCGAACAGCCCGGGCTCGGCGGCCGCCGCGGCGGAAGAGAGACCGATCGCGCTCTTCGGCGTTCACACGTGCGACCTGGAGGGGATCTCGGTGATGGACGAGATCTACCTCGCCGCGCCGATCGATCGCGCGTACGCGCGCCGCCGCGAAGGGGCGTTCATCGTCGGGATCGAGTGCGCGGGCCCGTGCGTCGAGGAGAACCTCTGCGCGGACAAGGGAACGAACCACACCGAGAGGGTCTACGATCTTCTGCTTCACCCGGTCGACGAGAAGCGTTTCGTCGTCTGGGGGCGCACGAATCGTGGGAACGACGTCGCGGAGGAGAGCGGTCTCTTCCGCCCGGCCACGCACCAGGACCACGCCGCTCTCGACGACTTCCGCGCGGCGCAGGCGAGGATGTTCCGCCCGAAGTTCGGTCTCCGCCCGGATGAGCTATCGGCGCGCGTGCGCGCGAGCTGGGACGATCTGCTCTGGGTCGCGCAGTCGAGGCTCTGCATTTCGTGCGGGGCGTGCAACGTGGTCTGTCCGACTTGCCACTGCTTCACGACGCGCGACCATCTTCCGATCCGCGAGGACGGTCTCGGCGAACGTTGCCGCTACTGGACCGGCTGCCAGCTCGAGAGCTTCGCGAAGGTGGCGAGCGGGGAGAACTTCCGCGAGAAGAAGTCGCAGCGTCTCCGCCACCGCATCTTCAAGAAGGAAGTTTACGGAATGGATCGTTTCGGCCGGAGCGGCTGCGTCGGGTGCGGGCGGTGCGGGCACTTCTGCCCCGCCGACATCCGTCTGGTCGAGATCTTCGGTCAGCTCTCGGGGAAGGAGGTGACCTATGCCTGA
- a CDS encoding FAD/NAD(P)-binding protein: protein MPEVLAPVPMIDVPVMAKLRKIRTLTAREKLFDVELSGGLALNHKPGQFVVVSVFGSGEAPISVSSPPNPGSPSFQLCVRDAGSLTHHMHALSEGSPIGIRGPFGNGFPIEDLEGNDILFIAGGLGLAPLRSLIRHALERRSRFGGLTILFGARNPGERLFREELEEYAKDKTIRFLETVDVGDDAWTGRIGVITTLLKGLETRPRSTVAAVCGPPVMYKFVVLELLSRGFLEGRIYMSLERRMCCGMGKCGQCQINGVYVCKNGPVFRYLDAKRLPEAL, encoded by the coding sequence ATGCCTGAGGTCCTCGCACCCGTGCCGATGATCGATGTCCCGGTGATGGCGAAGCTGAGGAAGATTCGGACTCTCACCGCGCGCGAAAAGCTCTTCGACGTGGAGCTCTCCGGGGGGCTCGCCCTGAACCACAAGCCGGGGCAGTTCGTCGTCGTCAGCGTCTTCGGAAGCGGGGAGGCGCCGATCTCGGTGAGCTCGCCTCCCAATCCGGGAAGCCCTTCGTTCCAGCTTTGCGTGCGCGACGCGGGATCGCTCACGCACCACATGCACGCATTGAGCGAGGGGAGCCCGATCGGCATCCGGGGTCCTTTCGGCAACGGCTTCCCCATTGAGGACCTCGAGGGGAACGACATCCTCTTCATCGCCGGAGGGCTCGGCCTCGCGCCGCTCCGCTCCCTGATCCGCCACGCGCTCGAGCGCAGAAGCCGTTTCGGAGGGCTCACGATTCTCTTCGGCGCGCGGAACCCGGGCGAAAGGCTCTTCCGCGAGGAGCTGGAGGAGTACGCGAAGGACAAGACGATCCGCTTTCTCGAGACCGTCGATGTCGGAGACGACGCATGGACCGGCCGCATCGGCGTGATCACGACGCTCCTCAAGGGCCTGGAAACCCGTCCGCGGAGCACGGTGGCGGCGGTGTGCGGCCCGCCGGTCATGTACAAGTTCGTCGTTCTCGAGCTTCTCTCGCGCGGCTTCCTCGAAGGGCGGATCTACATGTCGCTCGAGAGGCGGATGTGCTGCGGGATGGGGAAATGCGGCCAGTGCCAGATCAACGGAGTGTACGTCTGCAAGAACGGACCGGTTTTCCGATACCTGGACGCCAAGCGGCTTCCGGAAGCGCTCTAG
- a CDS encoding NADH:ubiquinone oxidoreductase — protein sequence MSKPKVGVFSFASCEGCQLQLLNIEDELLDLLGRIEIVNFREAMDEKRDDYAIALVEGSIVTEIDVEEVRKIRGNAAFLVTIGACAVTTGLNGMRNSVAAREAWKRVYPDRDFDPDVAPEVRRVSEVVKVDFEIPGCPIDRGELLYVLTTLLQGQVPRLPATPVCDECRRAGNPCLLDRGIYCFGSITRSGCRAICPAFGESCCGCRGLLHGAPIEELIEILDKKGYSREEVIVRMNQFNSRDDQVKPLTGELGRLRKEVAA from the coding sequence ATGAGCAAGCCGAAAGTCGGCGTCTTCAGCTTCGCGAGCTGTGAAGGATGCCAGTTACAACTCTTGAACATCGAAGATGAACTCCTCGACCTTCTGGGGCGGATCGAGATCGTGAACTTCCGCGAGGCGATGGACGAGAAGCGCGACGACTACGCGATCGCGCTGGTCGAGGGATCGATCGTGACGGAGATCGACGTCGAGGAGGTTCGGAAGATCCGGGGGAACGCGGCCTTTCTCGTCACGATCGGAGCGTGCGCGGTCACGACCGGCCTGAACGGCATGCGGAACTCCGTCGCGGCACGGGAGGCGTGGAAGCGCGTCTATCCGGATCGGGACTTCGATCCGGACGTCGCCCCGGAGGTGAGGCGGGTCTCGGAGGTGGTCAAGGTCGACTTCGAGATCCCGGGATGCCCGATCGACCGAGGCGAGCTGCTCTATGTGCTGACGACGCTTCTCCAGGGGCAGGTTCCGCGTCTTCCCGCGACGCCGGTCTGCGACGAGTGCCGCCGCGCGGGGAACCCGTGTTTGCTCGACCGCGGGATCTACTGCTTCGGTTCGATCACGCGAAGCGGCTGCCGCGCGATCTGTCCTGCCTTCGGCGAGAGCTGCTGCGGCTGCCGCGGGCTCCTACACGGCGCGCCGATCGAGGAGTTGATCGAGATCCTGGACAAGAAGGGATACTCCCGCGAGGAAGTCATCGTCCGCATGAATCAGTTCAACAGCCGCGACGACCAGGTCAAACCGCTCACCGGCGAGCTGGGGCGGCTTCGCAAGGAGGTGGCGGCATGA
- a CDS encoding Ni/Fe hydrogenase subunit alpha, with amino-acid sequence MKKLEVNVHHLTRVEGHGNIKVRASNGKIEELRLEIVESPRFFESMLVGRYIDEVPHITARICGICALGHSTAAVRAAENALSWKVPDEVMWLRRLLMDGETLQSHILHVYFLVAPDFFNVGSVIPLASTHPEAVKRALRLKKVANEMCDILVGRKIHPVSMAVGGFTYWPTKKDLSRVKELLEGARSDLDETVKLFAGIAPPALESPTEYVALRSEGDRYEFVHGRVASSTGESVEERDYAKLITERTVGHSSARHVATKRGSYAVGALARYKLNHDRLTPWAADAAKKLGLTPKATNPFHNNTAQIVESLHVVDEGIEMIGRLMKVKSPPVYAPLKKKAGSGAAAVEVPRGILFHHYETNDSGIVVRANCIIPTGQNQANIEMDLHRFVPALMQGGKNQDEITRACEMLVRAYDPCISCSVHFLEVEIV; translated from the coding sequence ATGAAGAAGCTCGAGGTGAACGTGCACCATCTGACCCGGGTCGAGGGGCACGGGAACATCAAGGTGCGCGCGTCGAACGGAAAGATCGAGGAGCTGAGGCTCGAGATCGTCGAATCGCCGCGTTTTTTCGAATCGATGCTGGTGGGACGCTACATCGACGAGGTGCCGCACATTACTGCGCGGATCTGCGGCATCTGCGCGCTCGGACACTCGACCGCCGCGGTCCGCGCCGCGGAGAACGCGCTCTCCTGGAAAGTTCCGGACGAGGTGATGTGGCTCCGCCGGCTCCTCATGGACGGCGAGACGCTGCAGAGCCACATCCTGCACGTCTACTTTCTCGTCGCGCCGGACTTCTTCAACGTCGGGAGCGTGATCCCCCTCGCGTCCACGCATCCCGAGGCGGTGAAGAGAGCTCTTCGCTTGAAGAAGGTCGCCAACGAGATGTGCGACATCCTCGTCGGTCGGAAGATCCATCCGGTGTCGATGGCGGTCGGCGGGTTCACCTACTGGCCGACGAAGAAGGATCTTTCAAGGGTGAAGGAGCTGCTCGAAGGCGCGCGTTCCGATCTGGACGAGACGGTGAAGCTCTTCGCCGGAATCGCGCCCCCCGCCCTGGAAAGCCCGACCGAGTACGTCGCCCTCCGCTCGGAGGGGGATCGCTACGAGTTCGTTCACGGCCGCGTGGCGAGCTCGACCGGCGAGTCGGTCGAGGAAAGGGACTACGCGAAGCTGATCACCGAAAGGACCGTGGGGCACAGCTCGGCGCGCCACGTGGCGACGAAGCGCGGCTCTTACGCGGTCGGCGCGCTCGCGCGCTACAAGCTGAACCACGATCGATTGACCCCTTGGGCGGCGGACGCCGCCAAGAAGCTCGGCCTCACGCCGAAGGCGACGAATCCCTTCCACAACAACACGGCGCAGATCGTCGAGAGCTTGCATGTGGTCGACGAAGGGATCGAGATGATCGGCCGGCTCATGAAGGTGAAGAGCCCGCCGGTCTACGCGCCTCTCAAGAAGAAGGCCGGGAGCGGCGCCGCGGCGGTCGAGGTCCCGCGCGGAATCCTCTTCCATCACTACGAGACAAACGACAGCGGGATCGTCGTCCGCGCGAACTGCATCATTCCGACCGGGCAGAACCAGGCGAACATCGAGATGGATCTTCATCGGTTCGTGCCGGCGCTGATGCAAGGAGGAAAGAACCAGGACGAGATCACGCGCGCGTGCGAGATGCTCGTCCGCGCGTACGATCCGTGCATCTCCTGCTCGGTGCACTTCCTGGAGGTGGAGATTGTCTGA
- a CDS encoding hydrogenase maturation protease, translating into MIAFGNPLRRDDGVGLAALDELKRRRLERPGLDWVDGGVGGIDLLSLLEGYDRAIVLDAVLAREEPVGTIVEAGLEDVRFLLRPRLSLHNLDLGTAFELARALDLDLPRVEFILMRVREVGPGEGLTEAARSALPAMAEAAARRINGFANRKSRAIAAETGEEG; encoded by the coding sequence TTGATCGCCTTCGGGAACCCGCTCCGCCGCGACGACGGGGTGGGGCTCGCCGCGCTCGACGAGCTGAAGAGGCGCAGGTTGGAGCGGCCCGGGCTCGATTGGGTGGACGGAGGCGTCGGGGGGATCGACCTCCTCTCGCTTTTGGAAGGTTACGACCGTGCAATCGTGTTGGACGCGGTTCTCGCGAGGGAGGAGCCGGTCGGTACGATCGTCGAGGCCGGTCTCGAGGACGTTCGGTTCCTCCTCCGGCCGCGGCTTTCGCTTCACAATCTCGATCTCGGAACCGCGTTCGAGCTCGCGCGGGCCCTCGACCTCGATCTCCCGCGCGTGGAGTTCATCCTGATGCGCGTGCGGGAGGTCGGCCCCGGCGAAGGACTGACCGAAGCCGCCCGATCGGCGCTCCCGGCCATGGCGGAGGCGGCCGCCCGCAGGATCAACGGTTTCGCGAACCGGAAGAGCCGCGCGATCGCGGCCGAAACGGGTGAGGAGGGATGA
- a CDS encoding cyclic nucleotide-binding domain-containing protein, which yields MKTADLSKFPIFSGLTPQEVQKIAAISEEVSFPDGEAIFREGDRSLFLYLILSGRISLRMSLPNQKSLAIGTLEPGEELGWSSVRRSKPYTATAVAIGTVEVVRIAAESLTKVFESDPRIGYYTCRGLLGIVAERLEEARLRIANMQTG from the coding sequence ATGAAGACGGCGGATCTGTCGAAATTCCCGATCTTCTCGGGGCTGACCCCGCAGGAAGTGCAGAAGATCGCCGCGATCAGTGAAGAGGTCTCGTTCCCGGACGGCGAGGCGATCTTCCGCGAGGGAGATCGTTCCTTGTTCCTGTATCTCATCCTGAGCGGGAGGATCTCCCTTCGCATGTCCCTTCCGAATCAAAAATCGCTGGCGATCGGAACGCTGGAGCCGGGCGAGGAGCTCGGCTGGTCCTCGGTTCGCAGAAGCAAGCCCTACACGGCGACCGCCGTCGCGATCGGCACGGTCGAGGTCGTGCGCATCGCGGCCGAGAGCCTCACGAAGGTGTTCGAGTCGGATCCGCGAATCGGCTACTACACGTGCCGGGGGCTTCTCGGGATCGTCGCGGAGCGCTTGGAGGAAGCGCGGCTCCGGATCGCCAACATGCAGACCGGATAG
- a CDS encoding hydrogenase maturation nickel metallochaperone HypA — protein sequence MHEASVAEAILDIARLAASGHPGARIVRVNVRVGAFAHIDDEALRFAFDVLKEGTASSGAALEIERERLQGRCSACGTSFEAGSPENACPGCGSFEVYWSGDGGSRVVSIDVDDGTS from the coding sequence ATGCATGAAGCGAGCGTTGCGGAGGCGATTCTCGACATCGCGCGCCTGGCGGCGTCCGGCCATCCCGGCGCGCGGATCGTGCGGGTGAACGTCCGCGTGGGAGCTTTCGCCCACATCGACGACGAGGCTCTTCGGTTCGCCTTCGACGTGCTGAAGGAAGGGACGGCCTCGTCGGGGGCGGCGCTCGAGATCGAGCGGGAACGGCTTCAGGGGCGTTGCTCGGCGTGCGGGACCTCCTTCGAGGCCGGGTCTCCCGAGAACGCGTGCCCGGGGTGCGGGAGCTTCGAGGTCTATTGGAGCGGCGACGGAGGTTCGCGCGTCGTCTCGATCGACGTGGACGACGGAACTTCCTGA
- the hypB gene encoding hydrogenase nickel incorporation protein HypB — MERPRTTVRILEKISKANDVIAAENRSEFLARGLAVINLLGSPGCGKTTLIAATAARLQARPIAVVEGDVAGSVDAEFLAGKGLPAIQINTGGGCHLDAGMVREAMRALVPAEGSIVFIENVGNLICTAGYDLGEQIRVLALSTPEGDDKPHKYPGIFACAEVLLITKSDVASYVGFDSQALRRRALSLNPGLVIFEVSAVKGDGMDAWCNWLAARAGEKKSCE; from the coding sequence ATGGAAAGGCCGAGGACCACGGTCCGCATTCTGGAGAAGATCAGCAAGGCGAACGATGTGATCGCGGCGGAGAACCGGAGCGAGTTTCTCGCGCGCGGTCTCGCGGTGATCAACCTTCTCGGGTCGCCCGGATGCGGGAAGACGACCCTCATCGCGGCGACGGCGGCTCGACTCCAAGCGCGGCCGATTGCCGTCGTCGAGGGGGATGTGGCCGGGAGCGTGGACGCGGAGTTTCTTGCGGGGAAGGGGCTCCCCGCGATCCAGATCAACACGGGGGGCGGGTGCCATCTCGACGCGGGGATGGTCCGCGAGGCGATGCGCGCGCTCGTGCCCGCTGAAGGTTCGATCGTCTTTATCGAGAATGTCGGGAACCTGATCTGCACCGCCGGCTACGATCTCGGCGAGCAGATTCGGGTTCTTGCGCTCAGCACGCCGGAAGGCGACGACAAGCCGCACAAGTACCCGGGTATCTTCGCCTGCGCCGAGGTTCTTCTCATCACGAAGAGCGATGTAGCTTCCTATGTCGGTTTCGACTCGCAGGCGCTTCGACGGCGCGCCCTCTCGCTCAACCCCGGTCTCGTGATCTTCGAGGTTTCCGCCGTAAAGGGAGACGGGATGGATGCCTGGTGCAACTGGCTCGCGGCCCGGGCGGGGGAGAAGAAATCATGCGAATGA
- a CDS encoding PLP-dependent aminotransferase family protein has product MNATYLQQFLSDSARKAKRSEIRELLKLTARPEVISLAGGLPSPETFPLEEIAELVPGMLRRYGAAALQYGPTEGDIGLREELQKMMAEDGLPDLSIDRILVTSASQQGLDLTGRVFLAPGDTVVCGLPSYLGALGAFAASGARMTGIVEDDEGMPPSKLEERLIALRRQGIRPKLVYLVPDFQNPSGVTLSLARRLDILSIASEFDLLVLEDSPYRQLRYVGEHVPNMKSLDRDGRVISLFTFSKILFPGLRLGWLVADEEVVSRYVVAKQPVDLCTSALTQLLAREYLKTGRLPAQIERTKDLYREKRRVFLETIEKEIDPSWGVRWTRPEGGLFLWMTLPEGMSARALLDLALKENVAFVCGGAFHCDGSGENTLRLNFSYSANEQLVEGLRRIARAIEKMIRSRSSAEDVLHAEDPAALPVHHGVHSLEQLSWNLGLSEVVE; this is encoded by the coding sequence ATGAACGCGACGTATCTTCAGCAATTTCTCTCCGATTCGGCGAGGAAGGCGAAGCGCTCCGAGATCCGCGAGCTTCTGAAGCTCACCGCAAGGCCGGAGGTCATCAGTCTCGCCGGCGGGCTTCCGTCTCCCGAAACGTTCCCGCTCGAGGAGATCGCGGAGCTCGTTCCGGGGATGCTCCGCCGTTACGGCGCGGCCGCCCTGCAATACGGGCCGACCGAGGGGGACATCGGTCTCCGCGAAGAGCTTCAGAAGATGATGGCCGAGGACGGACTGCCGGATCTCTCGATCGACCGGATCCTCGTCACGTCCGCGAGCCAGCAAGGTCTCGACCTCACGGGGCGCGTGTTCCTCGCGCCGGGGGACACGGTCGTGTGCGGACTTCCGAGCTACCTCGGCGCTCTCGGCGCATTCGCGGCATCGGGCGCGCGCATGACGGGGATCGTCGAGGACGACGAGGGGATGCCCCCCTCCAAGCTCGAGGAGCGCCTGATCGCGCTCCGCCGCCAGGGGATCCGGCCGAAGCTCGTCTATCTCGTTCCTGATTTCCAGAATCCCTCCGGCGTGACGCTCTCGCTCGCCCGTCGCTTGGACATCCTCTCAATCGCTTCGGAGTTCGATCTTCTCGTCCTCGAGGATAGTCCCTATCGGCAGCTCCGCTATGTCGGCGAGCATGTGCCGAACATGAAGAGCCTCGATCGGGACGGACGCGTCATCTCGCTCTTCACGTTCAGCAAGATCCTCTTCCCGGGGCTCCGGCTCGGGTGGCTCGTCGCCGACGAAGAGGTCGTGAGCCGCTACGTCGTGGCGAAGCAGCCGGTCGATCTCTGCACGAGCGCCCTCACCCAGCTTCTCGCGCGGGAGTACCTGAAGACAGGCCGTCTCCCCGCGCAGATCGAGAGGACGAAGGATCTCTACCGCGAGAAGCGAAGGGTCTTCCTCGAGACGATCGAGAAGGAGATCGATCCATCGTGGGGCGTTCGATGGACGCGGCCGGAGGGAGGGCTCTTCCTTTGGATGACTCTCCCCGAGGGGATGAGCGCGCGCGCCCTCCTCGATCTCGCGCTCAAGGAGAACGTGGCGTTCGTCTGCGGAGGCGCGTTCCACTGCGACGGGAGCGGGGAGAACACGCTTCGCCTCAACTTCAGCTATTCCGCGAACGAGCAGCTTGTCGAGGGCTTGCGGCGCATCGCGCGCGCGATCGAGAAGATGATCCGCTCGCGATCCTCCGCGGAGGATGTCCTGCACGCGGAAGACCCGGCCGCTCTCCCCGTGCATCACGGAGTCCACTCGCTCGAACAGCTTTCCTGGAACCTCGGACTGTCGGAAGTGGTCGAGTAG